From Vidua macroura isolate BioBank_ID:100142 chromosome 5, ASM2450914v1, whole genome shotgun sequence, the proteins below share one genomic window:
- the IFRD1 gene encoding interferon-related developmental regulator 1, with protein MPKPKKRGSNHQRGAGGQPRNVQPFSDEDASIETMSHCSGFSDPASFTEDGPEVDEEATQEDLEYKLKGFIDLTLDKSAKTRQAALESLKSAFSSKILYEFIMERRMTLTDSIERCIKKGKSDEQCAAAGLACLLCVQMGSGIESEEIFKTLGPVLKKIVCDGTASIQARQACATCLGICCFIVTDDITELYSTMECLENIFMKAYQRDRDTNGVSSTHNTVLHISALLAWTLLLTICPMNEVKKKIEMHLHKLPSLLSCDDLNMRIAAGETLALLFELARETDTDFFYEDMDLLTEKLRALATDGNKHRAKVDKRKQRSVFREVLRAVEERDFPTEMVKFGPERMYIDCWVKKQTYETFKEVLGSGMQYHLQSNDFLRNVFELGPPVMLDAATLKTMKISRFERHLYNSAAFKARTKARSKCRDKRADVGEFF; from the exons ATGCCCAAGCCTAAGAAGCGGGGGAGCAACCACCAGCGCGGAGCCG GTGGTCAGCCCAGAAACGTGCAGCCTTTTAGTGATGAAGATGCTTCAATTGAAACCATGAGCCACTGCAGTGGCTTCAGTGATCCTGCTAGCTTCACTGAGGATG GGCCTGAAGTTGATGAAGAAGCCACTCAAGAAGACTTGGAATACAAGTTGAAGGGATTTATTGATCTTACATTGGACAAGAG CGCAAAGACAAGACAAGCAGCCCTTGAAAGTCTGAAAAGtgcattttcttctaaaatactATATGAATTTATCATGGAAAGGAGAATGACTCTAACTGATAGCATTGAGCGCTGCATAAAGAAAG GTAAGAGTGATGAacagtgtgcagctgctggactgGCATGTCTTCTGTGTGTGCAGATGGGGTCAGGAATTGAAAGCGAGGAAATTTTTAAGACCCTTGGTCCAGTTCTGAAGAAGATTGTCTGTGATGGAACAGCCAGTATCCAAGCCAGACAGGCT TGTGCAACCTGCCTAGGGATTTGCTGTTTCATTGTGACTGATGACATTACG GAACTGTACTCTACTATGGAATGCCTGGAAAACATCTTCATGAAGGCCTATCAGCGGGATAGAGACACTAATGGTGTATCAAGTACCCATAATACTGTGCTTCACATCAGTGCTCTCTTAGCATGGACACTATTGTTGACCATTTGTCCAATGAATgaagtgaagaagaaaattgaaat GCACTTGCATAAGCTTCCAAGCCTGTTGTCTTGTGATGATCTCAACATGAGAATAGCTGCTGGAGAAACACTAGCACTTCTGTTTGAACTGGCACGTGAAACAGATACT GATTTCTTTTATGAAGATATGGACCTTCTAACAGAGAAACTAAGAGCTCTGGCTACTGATGGAAACAAGCACCGGGCCAAAGTGGATAAAAGAAAGCAGCGATCTGTCTTCAGAGAAGTTCTGCGGGCTGTTGAG GAGCGTGACTTTCCTACAGAGATGGTGAAGTTTGGACCTGAGCGCATGTATATTGACTGCTGggttaaaaaacaaacttatgAGACGTTCAAGGAGGTTCTGGGGTCAGGGATGCAATACCATTTGCAG TCAAATGACTTTCTTCGGAATGTGTTTGAGCTGGGTCCACCAGTAATGCTGGATGCTGCTACTCTTAAAACAATGAAGATATCCCGTTTTGAAAGG cACTTGTACAACTCTGCAGCATTCAAGGCTCGGACAAAGGCTAGAAGTAAATGTCGTGATAAAAGAGCAGATGTGGGGGAATTTTTTTAG
- the LSMEM1 gene encoding leucine-rich single-pass membrane protein 1 — protein MERPALEFNLPDTHEEGKLYVVDSLNNLNKLNVCPAESQRSLDEEENTGGTGESMAGSNARNQCLFFVTFILTLTISLALVSFVIFLIFQTRNEVDQISSRLLSEKKNIEELKKLNNIILKHLNQSRIKEKPSDLHDYLFTHAELKVPGE, from the exons ATGGAGAGACCTGCTTTGGAATTTAACCTGCCTGATACTCATGAAGAAGGAAAACTTTATGTAGTTGATTCCCTAAACAACCTAAACAAGCTAAATGTTTGTCCAGCTGAATCCCAACGTTCACTAG ATGAGGAAGAGAACACTGGTGGTACTGGAGAAAGTATGGCAGGGAGCAATGCAAGAAACCAGTGTTTGTTCTTCGTCACCTTTATTCTTACTTTGACCATCAGTTTGGCACTTGTTTCATTTGTAATATTCTTAATAT TTCAAACTAGAAATGAGGTGGACCAAATATCAAGCAGACTACTATCTGAAAAGAAGAACATAGAAGAGCTGAAGAAACTTAACAATATTATATTAAAGCATCTGAATCAATCCAGAATTAAGGAAAAGCCTTCTGATCTTCATGATTACCTCTTTACCCATGCTGAGCTCAAAGTCCCTGGAGAAT